ATTACCACCGGTTTGTCATACCGGTTTTCCCGGGCAAATTCGATTATGAAGTCGCCCACAGTCTCCATATTCCGCAACCGCTCCGGGTTCCTGCCATCTTCGTTCCAGACGTAGCGGTCGAGGATAACCATATCAATCATCGGGTCAGCGACAGCCATCTCCAGGGCACGACGGAACAGGTCAGCATTCTCCTGCAGCATCCAGGCATCAACCGGATTACGGGCACTATTTCCGGCGAGACGAATGAAGGTATTCAATTCCTTCCTCGTCTCCTCGGTAAGTCGTGGCACCTCCAGGCCTTCACGGCTGCAGATATCCGCCATTGCCACCGAGTTGCCACCGCCACCACCTATCAGCAACACGCGCCGTCCGCGGGGCGGCTTGAGATGCATAAAGGCCAGTGTCACATCCACAATCTCTTCAAGGGAGTTTACCCTCACCGCTCCGGTCTGGGCAAAGAAGGCGTCCCAGACCTTTTCTTCGCCGGCCAGCGAACCGGTGTGGGAGGCCACTGCCCGTGAACCGCCCTCGGTCAGTCCACCCTTCCAAACGATGACGGGCTTGACACGGTTGACTCTCTTCACAAGCTGGGTAAACCTGCTGCCATCCCGAATACCCTCAAGATATATATTGATTATCCTGGTTTCCGGGTCCTGAGCCAGGTACTCAAGGAAATCAATTGCCTGGAGCCCGCAGGCATTCCCGAAGCTTATCATCTTGCTGAAGTAAACGCCGAGCTTCTGCGCGTACCCGCTGAGCATCTCACCATGCCCGCCGCTCTGCGAAAGGAAAGCGACAGAGCCGCTGCCTTCCGGTTCCTCCCCCCAGTAGGCCAACCGGCTCGCCGGGACATAGAGTCCCATGCAGTTCGGCCCGACAACCCGCAAGTCGCCACGCCGGATTATCTCGGTAATCTGCCGGTCAAGCTGACGGCCCTCTTCCAGACCGGTCTCGGCAAACCCCGAGGAGAAGATGTGTACGTTCTTAACCCCGGCAGTAATACAGTCCTCAAGCACCTGAGGTACAGCCGGTCCGGGAATGGCGATGATGACAAGCTCCGGTGGCTCGGGGATGGACTTAATATCCGGATATGCCCTGAGCCCGTTGACTTCAGTAGCCTTTGGATTCACGGGATACAATGAGCCGGCAAACTGGAGCTTCTGCAGTCTCCCCAGGAAACTCGCTCCACCCCATGCCCCGGGGCTGGCCGATGCGCCGACCACTGCCACCGACCCTGGATTAAACATGCTGTCCAACCGGTGTCTTTCCGCCATTGATGGAATCTCCTGCTGCAAGTCTTATAATTCATGCTATCACAGTGCCACGCCTGACGACAAACGTGGTCGCAGAGACGGACGAGGGGCACCCAGGCATGAAACAGCGTACGACAGGAAACGCTAAGGCAAAGGCAGGTTACTCAGAATAGAAAGAGGATTATTGGGCGTTTACTCTGCTCAAAACGCCGGTGCCGGTACGAAGGCGCTCCTGGCCAGTGCTACCGACGGCAGGTCCCTGCTACTCGGTCCTTCCCCGGAGCAGGTCCTC
Above is a genomic segment from Dehalococcoidales bacterium containing:
- a CDS encoding CoA-binding protein, with translation MAERHRLDSMFNPGSVAVVGASASPGAWGGASFLGRLQKLQFAGSLYPVNPKATEVNGLRAYPDIKSIPEPPELVIIAIPGPAVPQVLEDCITAGVKNVHIFSSGFAETGLEEGRQLDRQITEIIRRGDLRVVGPNCMGLYVPASRLAYWGEEPEGSGSVAFLSQSGGHGEMLSGYAQKLGVYFSKMISFGNACGLQAIDFLEYLAQDPETRIINIYLEGIRDGSRFTQLVKRVNRVKPVIVWKGGLTEGGSRAVASHTGSLAGEEKVWDAFFAQTGAVRVNSLEEIVDVTLAFMHLKPPRGRRVLLIGGGGGNSVAMADICSREGLEVPRLTEETRKELNTFIRLAGNSARNPVDAWMLQENADLFRRALEMAVADPMIDMVILDRYVWNEDGRNPERLRNMETVGDFIIEFARENRYDKPVVMALNASANDPSAAATAARLWTKSARAGLPTYLSQLSASRALSRFVGYHEFLAKSGDGEE